From Molothrus aeneus isolate 106 chromosome 18, BPBGC_Maene_1.0, whole genome shotgun sequence, a single genomic window includes:
- the KMT5A gene encoding N-lysine methyltransferase KMT5A, with protein sequence MAARANQRPERHDWQEAKPMGLPRVTRRLPAERLAAPGTPRGQSGPPGAGAPRRGAAAAAAMAGGKNMPKTRAGGVEKASPESAERKGPSRPRAGGENVFIGQSKIYSYLNPNKAPGARPPLQEENSVMYHEVKCQGKTLKETYRKGAGKKNGGKIVEGAVKPEEQKDKEGGCNPSVPSSDQNQETVESQKTPLPADCAEEANAKPAQKKMVKAKRGPRKKTQGRTPNRKVTDYYPVRRSSRKSKSELETEERRKIDELITSGKEEGMKIDYIDGKGRGVIATKHFNRGEFVVEYHGDLIEITDAKKREAVYAQDPSTGCYMYYFQYLSKTYCVDATKETNRLGRLINHSKCGNCQTKLHDIDGVPHLILIASRDIKAGEELLYDYGDRSKASIEAHPWLKH encoded by the exons ATGGCGGCTCGTGCCAATCAGAGGCCTGAGCGCCATGATTGGCAGGAGGCTAAACCAATGGGGTTGCCAAGGGTAACGCGGCGTCTCCCTGCGGAGCGGTTGGCGGCGCCGGGGACTCCGCGGGGACAGTCGGGGCCGCCCGGCGCGGGGGCTCCGAggcgcggggccgccgccgccgccgccatggccGGAG GGAAGAACATGCCCAAGACCAGGGCGGGCGGCGTGGAGAAGGCAAGCCCCGAGAGCGCCGAGAGGAAGGGCCCTAGCCGCCCCCGGGCTGGCGGG GAGAATGTGTTTATTGGTCAATCCAAAATCTACAGCTACCTGAATCCCAACAAAGCTCCTGGTGCTCGCCCCCCGCTTCAAGAAGAGAACTCGGTCATGTATCACGAGGTGAAATGTCAGGGCAAAACACTAAAGGAAACCTACAGGAAAGGAGCTG GAAAAAAGAATGGTGGCAAAATAGTTGAAGGTGCTGTGAAACCAGAAGAGCAGAAGGATAAGGAAGGTGGGTGCAATCCTTCAGTGCCCTCCTCTGATCAAAACCAAGAAACTGTGGAAAGCCAGAAGACTCCCCTGCCTGCAGACTGTGCTGAGGAGGCCAATGCTAAGCCGGCTCAGAAGAAGATGGTTAAAGCAAAACGAGGACCAAGGAAAAA AACACAAGGAAGAACACCAAACAGAAAAGTGACAGATTATTATCCTGTTAGAAGAAGTTCCAGGAAGAGCAAATCTGAATTGGAG actgaggaaaggaggaaaatagaTGAGCTGATTACAagtgggaaggaagaaggaatgaAG ATTGATTATATTGATGGCAAAGGGAGAGGAGTAATTGCTACTAAACATTTTAATCGAGGAGAATTTGTGGTTGAATATCACGGGGATCTCATCGAGATCACTGATGCCAAGAAACGAGAGGCTGTGTATGCTCAAGACCCATCCACAGGCTGCTACATGTACTATTTCCAGTACCTCAGCAAAACCTACTG TGTCGATGCTACGAAAGAAACGAATCGTCTGGGAAGGCTCATTAATCACAGCAAGTGTGGCAATTGTCAGACCAAGCTCCACGACATCGATGGTGTGCCTCATCTCATCCTCATTGCTTCCAGGGACATTAAGGCAGGTGAAGAACTCTTGTACGACTATGGAGACAGAAGCAAAGCTTCCATTGAAGCTCACCCGTGGCTGAAACACTAA